Genomic window (Diabrotica undecimpunctata isolate CICGRU chromosome 6, icDiaUnde3, whole genome shotgun sequence):
cttttttattctatgtatgttagtgtgtctgtttctattgatgttctttgctttatttcgtcattacttctcctatccattcttgttactctgcagcatcttcgcaggcattccatctctgttgctactatcttactgctgtttttcttatttatgatccaattttcagccccatatgtcataatacttcgcactaatgttttattaatctgtgtttttgtcttcatatttaggtatctattccaccatactgagttaagttgtcggttTGCTGTTCtagtttgtcctaatctttgtgtaatttcttcctctgttgttgcctttttcgtgataataaaccccaagtatttgaatttatcctttcctttgattgttacattGTCAtgaatctgtagatcttctatgtcttcttcacttgtaaataggtactctgttttcgcgaggtactatctaggccagccttggtatattcttcttgtagtttcttcatcatgtagctgaggtcgtatTGGTCTTGTGTATTATTACGTGTCCACTAGACACAAAACATCATTATTATcagtataatattttattatacgtttaaatagtattatataaaaactacttaagtctgcatttttaattttagtgGGGATCCAATTCCAAAAGTAAAATACACACCTGAAGAAATTAAGACTTGGTATGTATAACATTTTTTACTTCTCTAAAATTACACTATTATAAAGATATAATACTTGATATAAATACTCTCTTGTGTCTTAACATGTCTTATGTATTGCAACTAAAGTTAGCACTGAAAGAAACAGTGCCGCCTTGATCCAAAATATCCAATACATTTCCAACAAATAGTTTTTGATACATTTCCATTAAAATCatttgataaataataaattattgtctaCCTAATCAAGGGTTGAAAACGTCCTCTGTTGTTAATTTGAAAGTACCCTAAACGATTGGTAGAATGCGTCTACTACATTTCTCCATGTTGCACTAGAAATTAATATGGATTCTTCGATAATTCTTCGCCATAGCTCTGCACCACTTGttggtttagttttataaattgtacTTTTAAAGTCGCCTAATATTAGGATAGCGCCTAATATTTAATAGCTAATTATTTCAAAAACAACTGGAATAATAGGTGCCATCTATCTACAGATGGCTAGACTATGATTCAAAACTTAACGTAGAGCTCGCTGTAAAATCTAAAGATCGACCATCTTAGCATACTCGGAAATTTATTGAAACGCACATCCTTACATTTTTTGAGTTCACCTCGTTTTACTGCTGTAAATATTTCAAATGAGGTAagaaatttaaatgtttttaatcggTAGTGAAATAAATGTTAAAGGTGACaaatttatatagttttagtCACGAAATCTTTGTCTGTTTATCTTGTAAAAATTCTAAGCTGTAATTTAGAAATGTGCCTAATATTGGACATAGAAGTATTCTCAATATTGGATATTCAATATAAGAAACGTTGTTTATGTATTTATACTGAAGAACGTTTTTGTTACAGAATGTcatctaaaaaaataaaacaatggaATAAAGCAAATATGGCCTCTGCAATTTTGGCCCTACTCAATAAGGAGATGGGATATTTGAAAGCAGCGAAAGCATACGATGTAAAAAAGCTACATTAAAGTATTATTGTAAAAAAGAAAATCCACTGGAATAGCTCTAAAAATCAACTCTTGGTCGTAAGCCAGTTCTTCTTGAAGCATTAGAAAAAGGGTCGGTTGAATACTGCTTGGAATTTGAAAGGAGGTTTTATGGTTTAACCTCAACAGACATTCGCCGTTTATCCTTTCAGTTGGCTTTGGCCAACAATTTGTCACATCCATTTTCTAACTCGAAGGCTACTGCAGGGAAAAAATGGATAAGGAATTTTTTAAAACGTAACAAGACTATTTCTTTTCCAACGCCAAGGTGTATCTGCTGCTAGTATCAAAGGATTTACTAGAGAAAATCTTAAGACATTTTATGATATTCTGGAAccagaactaaaaaagataaaatttaatCTAAGCAGGATTTATAATGTTGACGAGTCCGGGATAAGAGCTGTTCAACACAAGCATACTAAAATTATAggcttaaaaagaaaaaacaaattggAGCGTTAACAACTTCGGAAAGAGGTTCACTTGTAACAGTTGTCATATGTATGAATGCAAATGGGCATTACTTTCCCCCAATGGGGGATCTCTGATCCCCCgagaaaaaaatttaaagcagAATTGATGGATGAAGCCCCTCCTGGAGCAATTGGAAGATCTCATCCTTCTGGGTAGATTCAATCCTACTTCTGAATCATTTTATTTCCTATACTAAGCCATCCACGAAAGATACTTTGCCTGTTTTACCTGGTCCATCAGAAATTAAACGAAAGAATTCTGGTGCAGCTGCTTTAATTAGTGGATCTCCTTATAAAAAAGCTCTTGAAGAAGCACTATCGCCTAAAACTGCAAGCGGTGTTAAGAAAGTGGTAAATTTGGACTCTAATACATGCAGAAAgtcaaagaaaataaagaaaacataaaCGCTGATACTAATTTACGCAAAGAACCCAAGCAAAAAATTTAATCCAAAAACAAAAGGAAAACAGAAGTCGTTTCTTCAGATTCATCAGAGTCTGAGCAAGAAATACCGTTGGTTGATTCTGAAGATGACATGGATCAAGAAGAAGAGGATGTGGAATGCATCTAGTGCCTTGAATTTTTTCTTCCGACAAAGCTGAACAACAATGGATACGCTGCTGCAAATGCTACAGATGGTGTCATGAAGCTTGTGGTGGAGCTAAAGGCAACATTAATTTCATTTGCGAATTTTGTATGGATGGATACTCACTATTAActtgtattaattatttttgtacctttcagaattaaaaatattatttactgaaataaaattgatattttgtaatcaccaaaataacaaatatattgttTACATTGTACATGTACATGAAATAAGCTTTTTTCTAATATCGGATACCTTATCCAATATTAGGTGACTATTTTGTAAACTGTCGAATTcgggttttttttttaacattttattatcgcctacaagaacaaaataaaattagaattttttttttttttttgtaaaaagtagcGGTTGAAAAAAATGTATCTAATATTAGATCACTTTCCCCTACGCGTAAAAGTAGCTTAACATCGAGAAATCGTGCCATAGAACCAAAAGTGCTATACAGTCGACAAAGAGCTCGTCTgcagatttattttaaatttgaaaaaattcaaCCGATTTTTGTTTAACCGCTTCGTGCCACTAAACTCTCTTcaaataagaaatagaaaaactCTAGAAGTACTTAACTACGCAGTTCTTAATAGTGACATTTATTTTCAACGAAAAATCAATTAAATACTGGACACAATCtgttccattttttaaataaccctCAACAGCCCTTCAATTAACCTCTTTAATCAATCAATTAGTCGTGTTGGTCTATAATCGACTCTAATGTTTACTGACAGCTCTAAATTTAATCAACTCTTGCCAAATGGAATGGAAACAGCTGCTAAACGGTAAGACAAAATACGCCTTTCAATTATACGAGGCCACAGAATATGTTTGAAACGGAGAATTATATTCAACggtgttaaaaataatatttaatacagATAAACCATTACTGGAAAGTTCACAGAGAGTTATAAAAAAACATGGTGACAAAATACGAAAATGAGGAGAGATTTTGTTAAATGAAATAGTCAAAATATAGTATCGAAAAATTCGCACTCTAATTTGTTATAATATTTCACCATCCTCGGCACTGTAATATACTATGTGCATAGATAATATTTTTGGTATCATACGTAATACATTTACCTCATTGGCACTCTAACGCCACAAAGGGCACTAGAAACTTGTTGAACGTATTAATGGTCCACTGGGAGACTTCGATGGAATTTCAGAAAACCGGGACAAAcatatataaagaaaattaaattgtaAAGAGTCAGTCTAATAAATATATTGTAGTGAAGTAAATAAAATGCTATAAATTAATTGCATCTTTAGTGTTAGTGATAAAAGactgtaaatatattaaaattagtgTAAATGTAACTAAAATAAACGTCacagtatatttttaaatacttcaaTTGGAAATTTAATTGAAAGTGTTTCTAAAAATTTATAACCAGTAGTTTGCTCTACTGTTTCACTGTTTTCATTTATCACAATTGTTTTTTCTAGGGGCACAGTTTTCCGCGAATTACAAAAACTATACGAAAAACACGCATGTAGAGAATATTTGGAAAATTGGCCGCAGCTGGTAAAATATTGCGGATATAGAGAAGACAACATCCCTCAGCTTCAAGACGTGAGCGTGTTTCTTAAAAGAAAAACAGGGTTTTCTCTTCGACCCGTGGGTGGATACTTAAGCGCCAGAGACTTCCTAGCAGGACTAGCATTTCGCGTTTTTCATTGCACTCAGTATATCAGACACTCAACAGATCCGTTTTATACTCCAGAACCGTAAGTAGTTCTTTAGTTTCTTgtatttatttgttaataatgaaataacaacCCACTAAGCAATTTTCTTGAATACAAGTTGTCGTTATAAATTTTTGCAACtaaatgatttaaaattttaagacaTTCAATGTCCAAATTGAGAGTTCAACCAACAAACGATTACTTTCCGCAAAGCCTGGCCGTATCGTTTCTTTTGACGGCTCGattttatagtattaatttttaaCACAAAACAGATCGTTTTAACTCGTTTATCAATACTCATTCTCACATTTTCATTTTCTTGATACATTAGTTACCAAAATCAGCTTAACACCAGCTTATCACCAGCTTACTTCATCTTTTATTATCAGGATACCGAGGAGCAGAACTATcaaatttacatttaaataatattacttgCTCTGTGAGGTTTCTTACTTTTATCCTTTTTTAAACCATTCTGTTCCACCACCATAGCATTCATCCAAATCCGAAACTAATTACCGTTACACCTTCTCAGAACTCAATACCTTTAGGGCACTAACTCGTCAGCCACCATCCACATTCCAAACACTCAATTTACCAACCTACACGCCGTATAGTGATAAGATTCAATACACTCCATAAAACTCGCTTATGCAACACACAAAGGATAGTGGGGAgcttggttttctgtggtttcttAAAATTATTGCACAACGACATTTGTCCTAGGAGAGAACCTAGCCACAGCTTACCTCCTAGCGTTTACTAAAGAAAACTCAACTGCTCTGAAAGAACTTGTTTATTTCACAAGAGGCTTGTAATTTGGTTGTAGATTTGCCACCCCGTTGATTAACACAACACAACAAAGCGAAGCAGAAGAGTACTTTTACTGGATCCCAACCTCTCTTCTGGAAGAAGAAgtctaaacaaaatatatttataagcCATTCATATGGCACTGAATCAACGGCCTTCTTGTATTCAACGTATACAGTAAAAATATTCCTGTTATTTATATATGCCTCAATAGAAATGATTAAGTAGATTATAAGCAACCTTATCCatatttagccatacggctctccCTCCCTCTTCATAGATATATAATACACATAGAAGATATTCACTCATCCTAGATACTTACgctatcaaaaggattgagctctgatgGAACCCTTTCCGTATTATCgagacttggtatgctggagtatctccatGTTGAAAGTAGTActgctttctgcatggtcttataaaGATGTTTATTAAGActcagctgttttatgttctctaagaAGCTCTTCGGAATATctccagtagtagatagaataataggtactgccttagtaagtttattaattagtatgagatttggtctattatgtgccactgtttgatctgtgagcacagtgcggtctcagtatagcttgtagttatcattctcaagcATAATTAATATGGGAGATCGTTGGTTTGGAGATGTCCAGAAGAACCTTCTGATCCAGGGAACACCTTTTCTGATGGCAACCAATAGTttgacgctatattgtcgacatagtcttgactgactgaggatggtgtttttgtgcttTTGTGAGGGGTCATCGTAGTTTTTGCTGAAGCACGGAACATGCTTAGGTGCTTAGTgccttaaacaatttttttctgttaATGTGTGAACGGAGCAGCTGTTTTACTCATTGTATAAACTCTGCAGTTATCtcagtttttattttcttatggtcaattttccgcgctttaAGCAACCTGTACTATTATCCAAATTTAGGAATATGGGTCACACTTTCTCTAAGgcgaaaattcactcatcccagatatctACGGtgtcaaaaggattgagctctggtgggattcttttcgtgttatcgagtcctaggtaacttggtatctcccaaaaattttcataAGCATCTAGATGTTGAGAGAAGTACTGATTTCTGCATGATCCCTTTTATCACGAGTCACCtttattatctattatttatCATTTATGGTTCAcgttcattattattattattaaaatcttgatgtttaaaatatattagaTCATAGAATATACACTAGAGGCAATTGTTTGCTATATTAACCTTCCTTTGACTTTAGGGATTGCTGTCACGAATTATTGGGCCATATGCCACTTCTAGCAAATCCCAGCTTTGCACAATTTTCTCAAGAGTTAGGATTAGCGTCCCTTGGAGCCTGCCAAGAAGATATTGATAAACTCGCTACAGTAAGTAcccttttaagttttatttttaccGACTTTTTTCTTAGTAACAACACCATAAACAAGTCGTATTGTTTGTTTCTAgctttacttcttcactgtggaGTTTGGTTTGGCCAAACAAGATGGAGAGCTTAAAGTATACGGAGCTGGATTGCTCAGTTCAGTAGCAGAGCTCAAACATGCAATAGAAGCAAAAGATAATGTGAAACGGTTTGATCCAGATCTTACCTGTCAGCAGGAATGTATCATTACGGATTACCAACTAGGCTACTGGTATACAGACTCGTTTGAAGAAGCTAAGGAGAAAATGAGGTAAAAGAAAGAGTTGTTTCATTAATTGTTACATTGacgtacataaaaaaaattggggtttttttacataatattaatgtttttctttccttttacggCATCTTTGATAAGTTTTGAATGGATTGAGTAACTCTTAAACTATCAGTGCCGGTCCCAAGTCTAGAAAAATGGGAATACTAATTTTTCTTTGTTCCTTGTTGGCAATACCAGATTTTCTGCATGTCCAATCATTTTTAGGAAGATCTGTGTTATGTTATCTGTATAGTTATCTGAATATCTATAATAGCACATAGTAAGTCTCGCTACTATATTTTCCTTCATTTGCATTATTCCAAAAAATATCGAGTTTTCGTTAAATGTCTCTTTAACGGTTTTTATTACCTCATAAATCCCTCAAATTTGTATTATCTCAGTCCCTTTCATATGTATGAAAAGATATAGTCATATAAGAAaagattatttacataatatgcAGAAATACGTCACGGGAAATTGTTCCATCAAGATGGCACTGAGCATTGATTGAGCATTGactgacattctcagcaaaattcagcttgttcgtatcatTTTTAAAAGTTCAGTGTCATTATCGTGTCTGATGACTTGACTATGAATTTGAAGGAAGGCATGGCTTATGAAAAAATGTTGAAATCAGAACTGTTTTTTAAACTATTGTCTTATATTAACAAACATTTCTTGTTTTAGAACTTTTGCAGAACAAATCAAACGCCCGTTCGGCATTCGATACAACCCCTATACACAAACGGTCGAAGTTTTGAGTAACGAGAAGAAGATTACAGCTTTAGTATCCGAACTTCGGGGTGATCTGTGCATTGTCAACAGCGCTCTTAAGAAGATTAGTGCCAGAGATTCCACACTGGACGTCAATCGAATCACAAAATTGCTTCAAGGTGGATTAGTCACTGATAATAACGAAGAACATGGTAATCTGGAACTTACTAATGACAAACTTGGGAAAAATAAGGAATAATTTATTCGTTAATAACAACTCTTTAGCGGATTAATATATTGTAGAGTTTATTGTATTGTTGTAGAAAAGATctggttttattttgtttaataaagaatATAGAACAACGTTTTTTgtcagaatttttatttttatataccacAGCTACAAAAAATGGTTCTAGATAATTATATAACAATCTTATTACAAAACTACTGTCAAAGTTATCATAATTTTTTAGATCTCTtccaaaaaatattgaatttaggCCAATTTAGTAATTCTGATTCTTGGTAAAGTAGTTAACAATATATTATTAGATAATATTAAAGAATTATCGACGATGTAATAGGCGGGGATCAACACTCGCCTAAACAAGTTCcatcagataaaaataaaaattcaggtATGGAtacaagaaatattattaaacattttaattacaATGAAGTGGAAAATGTATTGAATCTTCTGCCAACTGGaaaatctattaaaatattttaacaaacaGCATCAAAAATGAAAGTTTTGCTTCCACTAAAGACAAATTTGAAAAGTTAGTCTCTAATATTAATAAAGCAGCTGCTAAGACAATGAAATGTAGCACAGCCACCAGTTAGAGAACCATAAGATCAGTGTGGTGGGATAGAGATTGCGACGAGAAAGTGAGAGATTTATAGGagtataaattttcaaaattatattagatCTACGCAAAGTACAAGCTCAGTGTAAACTACAATTTAAACAAACACAACAACCAATATAAAAACACACCcatatcaaaaatttttaaagtttgtaaTCATTGATcacaaatataaacataaaacgatagacgacattaaagacaattttatgaagaacgaagaaattaagaataagacatggatgccgacagagattctgcagctgatggaagaaagaaggaaaaagaagaacaaTAGCTCTATGGTGGCTCTAGTGGCaaaaataagagcagccataatatcactaaaagaagggagagctccaggaccagacggagtacagtctgaatttcttaaacttcttgatgatctttaagaatactatgtaaaatcttcaataatatctatgacacgggcaatattccaaaagattggctagtttcagaattgATTACTGTACCAAAGAAACATGGagcgaaaaagtgcggagaatataggctaataagtccaatgagccatacactaaaactttatttaaaactattcatagcagaatatacaagctatgcaaggagagaatacaagacacacagtttggattcatgaaaggcgtagttACGAGaaatgcactgtttagtctacaggtattattttgaagatgcagagatatgacttgcgatatctacacctgctttgtagACTACCAAAAAggatttgacacagttcaacaccgaaaactgatggatgttctaacaaaagcccaaatagatgataaaacccgacgtataatacaaaattttactggaaccaatcagccacaataagaacaaatcttggagatgaaccgatggaagcgatccagattctgcgaggaattagacaaggatgtatactttcacctatatcaGCCAACCTGTATTCAGAGGacatatttagtgaagccttggaaaattgcgaacatggaatccttttaaatggagaatgcCTAAGCAACAtccgatatgcagatgacatcgttatttttgcagacagtttaaacagtttacagcaactaataaacaaggTAAATGAAGCCAGTGAAAGATTtagactacaagtaaacatatcaaaaactaaatttactgtaatcagcaaaaataaaatttataaaattagagacgttcaactgcttatcaagaacaCACCAGTGGACCGAGGAAAATAGtttaactatcttggaacaatagtaaacgaacaatgggatcactcagaagaagtaaaatgtagaatagagaaggctaggagtgcattcaacaacatggccaaaccttttaaaagccacaaccttaatctggagataaaagtaaagctcctacgatgttatatcttctcgatattatactaggGAGTTGAATCCtagacactcactgaagcgatggagaaaaaacttgaagccatcgagatgtggctatacagaagcatcctaaggatatcatggacggacaagataaccaacgagactttACTACGAAGAATgtggaaagaaagagaagtgatgtacacgattaaaaggagaaagttagaatatcttggacacataatGAAAAAAGGGCACTAAATACAAATTAGtaaaaataatccttcaaggcaaagtattcggaaagcgaggaattgagagaagaagaatatcatggttaataaacctgaggaaatggttcttcgcaacaacaactaatctatttaaagcatcatgAGTTAtcatatcatggttaaaaaacctgaggaaatggttctccacaacaacaactaatctatttaaagcatcagttaataaaagaattatagccagaatgatcgccaatat
Coding sequences:
- the Trhn gene encoding tryptophan 5-hydroxylase 1; this encodes MSSGKPLLGLWLYRSGEDWSYKEDSPITLKTQTSSNEEHAKPEEKEKVSIIFSLKNQVGGLVRALQAFQDMGINVQRIESRPSETNENQADFIVDVESEPKKLEQLSILLKREVVTMVIGKYGTEESENDFPLPTPLSATASFDFDEMTWFPKKISEIDLAQNVLMYGSELDADHPGFKDPVYRKRREQFYQIAMKYKYGDPIPKVKYTPEEIKTWGTVFRELQKLYEKHACREYLENWPQLVKYCGYREDNIPQLQDVSVFLKRKTGFSLRPVGGYLSARDFLAGLAFRVFHCTQYIRHSTDPFYTPEPDCCHELLGHMPLLANPSFAQFSQELGLASLGACQEDIDKLATLYFFTVEFGLAKQDGELKVYGAGLLSSVAELKHAIEAKDNVKRFDPDLTCQQECIITDYQLGYWYTDSFEEAKEKMRTFAEQIKRPFGIRYNPYTQTVEVLSNEKKITALVSELRGDLCIVNSALKKISARDSTLDVNRITKLLQGGLVTDNNEEHGNLELTNDKLGKNKE